In one window of Plasmodium berghei ANKA genome assembly, chromosome: 14 DNA:
- a CDS encoding DNA ligase I, putative: MKLLLLILLTKMFFCKIKRYMRTEYNYVTPFMKSKLFHNYKNKFNVIILKNIRNNVPNRNDKYLKCLSFPKKLDGGEQCDTKIEETHVKNEEKEASKRKNTNDDSAKTKKSKVKNENEIKKGSLFNCKVYEDEKISDLTSPKFNPANFDISNLCLSEKDKIKHKFKDSLLFTFLTNTFNQIEELKGSGAGSKKNVAIILSNVFRVLIYYSPNDLIPAVYITLNKVAPDYQNVEAGVGEALILKTMSEAYSRTETSIKKDLQQIEDLGIIAESCSCKMRTIFPLPRLTIQSVFNELKSIPNISGSNSQQKKREVIKKLLVSAKTSEAKYIVRFLQQRLRIGVNSATVLQALAYAFVLTRPEIPENIIKDGKMMNEKLLNEQTMVKGDKDNCNDGTTEVKNENDIKLEKQNDTDNKTNMLDIDQFNNLVKSIKIRNERMSKPNLFFNIGKEGDTRLLPIFKELKNAYCDINNDSDIFECMEKSVKSALCELPNIEMIIQNLLSGDDMNVLMKKCTVKTGVPVQPMLAKPTKGIQEVLDRFNNVTFTCEYKYDGERAQIHYIDKDNIKIFSRNLETMTEKYPDVIQIVKDQIMPGVTESIIDSEVVAYDIENKKILPFQILTTRKRKDVDIENIKVKICLFPFDLICCNGIPVIKEPLEIRRKLLYSLLKCKEGVLEYATHSEMNNIDDIDIFLQDAIENNCEGLMVKTLLDNASYEPSRRSLNWLKVKKDYIEGLSDSVDLVPIAGYYGKGKRSGVYGAFVLAAYNSETENFQTVCKAGTGFSDEILNALHESLSDKIIPNKKSYYEVSDKLNPDVWFDAHYVWEIKAADLSLSPVHTAAIGVYSDDKGIGLRFPRFLRLRDDKNPEQATTAQQIVEFYEAQFASKKNKNNNYNDESGSE, encoded by the exons atgaaattattattactgatacttttaacaaaaatgtttttttgtaaaataaaaagataCATGAGAACtgaatataattatgtaaCACCATTTATGAAAAGCAAATTATTTcacaattataaaaataagtttaatgtgataattttaaagaatATTAGAAATAACGTGCCAAATagaaatgataaatattt aAAATGCTTATCCTTTCCTAAAAAATTGGATGGGGGCGAGCAATGCGATACTAAAATAGAAGAGACTCAtgttaaaaatgaagaaaaggAAGCATCGAAAAGGAAGAATACAAACGATGACAGTGCAAAAACAAAGAAATCGAAAGTAAagaatgaaaatgaaataaaaaagggtTCGTTATTTAATTGCAAAGTTTATGaggatgaaaaaataagtgATTTAACATCGCCAAAATTTAATCCTGCCAATTTTGATATAAGTAATTTATGCTTATCTGAAAaggataaaataaaacacaaGTTTAAAGATtccttattatttacatttctTACAAATACATTTAATCAAATTGAAGAATTAAAAGGTAGTGGGGCAGGAAGTAAGAAAAATGTAgctattattttatcaaacGTATTTCgtgttttaatatattatagtCCTAATGATTTAATTCCGGCAGTATACATAACTTTAAATAAAGTGGCACCAGATTATCAAAATGTCGAAGCAGGTGTTGGTGAGgcattaatattaaaaacaatgTCAGAAGCATATAGTAGAACTGAAActagtataaaaaaagatttGCAACAAATTGAAGATTTAGGAATAATAGCAGAAAGTTGTTCATGCAAAATGAGAACTATATTTCCTTTACCTAGGTTAACTATTCAATCAGtttttaatgaattaaaaagtaTACCAAATATTAGTGGTTCTAATTCtcaacaaaaaaaaagagaagtaataaaaaaattattagtTAGTGCAAAAACATCAGAggcaaaatatatagtgcGATTTTTACAACAACGTTTAAGAATTGGTGTAAATAGTGCTACTGTTTTGCAAGCTTTGGCATATGCTTTTGTATTAACACGCCCTGAAATTCCAGAAAATATCATAAAAGACGGGAAAATGATGAATGAAAAATTGCTAAATGAGCAAACAATGGTTAAGGGTGATAAAGATAATTGTAATGATGGTACAACAGaagtaaaaaatgaaaatgatataaaattggaaaaacaaaatgataCAGATAACAAAACAAACATGTTGGACATTGAtcaatttaataatttagtAAAATCAATAAAGATACGTAATGAAAGAATGAGTAAACCCAACTTGTTTTTTAACATAGGAAAAGAAGGAGATACTCGTTTATTACCTATAtttaaagaattaaaaaatgcatattgtgatataaataacgaTTCAGATATTTTTGAATGCATGGAAAAATCTGTAAAAAGTGCTTTATGTGAATTACCAAATATTGAAATgattatacaaaatttattaagCGGTGATGATATGAATgtattaatgaaaaaatgtacTGTTAAAACCGGAGTTCCAGTGCAGCCAATGCTAGCTAAACCAACAAAAGGAATACAAGAAGTTTTAGACAGATTTAATAATGTTACATTTACGTGTGAATACAAATATGATGGTGAAAGAGCTcaaattcattatattgataaagataatataaaaatttttagtAGAAATTTAGAAACAATGACAGAGAAATATCCTGATGTTATTCAAATTGTAAAAGATCAAATAATGCCAGGTGTTACTGAATCTATTATTGATAGTGAAGTTGTAGCATATGATATtgagaataaaaaaatattaccaTTTCAAATATTAACAACAAGAAAAAGAAAGGATGTAGATATAGAAAACATAAAAGTGAAAATATGCTTGTTTCCATTTGATTTAATATGTTGCAATGGGATACCTGTAATAAAAGAACCATTGGAAATTAGAAGGAAGTTATTATATTCCTTACTAAAATGTAAAGAAGGAGTATTAGAATATGCAACACATTCAGAGatgaataatattgatgatatagatatatttttacaagatgccattgaaaataattgtgAAGGTTTGATGGTTAAAACTTTACTTGACAATGCTTCTTATGAGCCATCAAGACGATCATTAAACTGGTTAAAGGTAAAAAAAGATTACATAGAAGGATTATCAGATTCAGTTGATTTAGTGCCTATAGCTGGATATTATGGAAAAGGGAAAAGAAGTGGGGTTTATGGTGCTTTTGTTTTAGCTGCATATAATTCTGAAACAGAAAACTTCCAGACTGTATGTAAAGCAGGTACAGGTTTTAGTGATGAAATACTTAATGCATTGCATGAATCATTAAGTGATAAAATTATAcctaataaaaaatcatattaTGAAGTATCAGATAAACTAAACCCTGATGTGTGGTTTGATGCTCATTATGTATGGGAAATTAAAGCAGCAGACTTATCACTATCGCCTGTCCATACTGCAGCTATCGGAGTGTATTCAGATGATAAAGGGATTGGGTTAAGATTCCCAAGGTTTCTTAGATTAAGGGATGATAAGAATCCAGAACAAGCAACAACAGCTCAGCAGATTGTAGAATTTTACGAAGCTCAATTTGCCTcgaagaaaaataaaaataacaattataACGACGAAAGTGGAAGCGAATAG
- a CDS encoding PUB domain-containing protein, putative — protein MDTDNEVVKLLLRVGKKINKNYEQIKPFIKIIVEDNWLDSIESLKKIDDNEWQKLKLPLRLLNEIKRELAESRGVDETKNDKVLNENNNLGKCKKNNIMGSIVMEENEEHRDNLTKKFKKGISNMCENEYIGNSNNANKNNTMQSSLEKERKKDTPSHTLSINNHIERENSGKEMNPIVKCDKEKLENLIKNNVIDIQKDKIFYFSYVNGNYMRYSYSEEKNRTINSINYIEKLKNIDKNDLKSIVPILCKIVKNILINPNILNTRILKSTNDVMKNKILKYDEAKQFLLSIGFVEIYHFYVMEYIDTLLLLCSYESLQNITKDFLKIPSPTNVPFNPFKATITSIDTLKNKIKGDEQIDKLLKEKKEHIEKLINQEVDLNPKIYFFQKTNNAIKSKNDILSNSDKDDKEEEGGDIACLISNIKNLNKEQTFKSRTKLELEKINSRKIYSKTVLKILFPDSYILELSFSSGTLIKQVNEIIKTFLNKSIASGEWYIYETPGICKFDMKKKLSDYNLFPCTIVRFKADDKNNIDGNNSFLSEESIEKYFLK, from the exons atggataCTGATAATGAGGTCGTAAAATTGTTACTACGTGTAGGAAAGAAAATcaacaaaaattatgaacagATAAAGccatttattaaaataatcgTAGAAGATAATTGGCTAGATTCAATAGAAAGCTTAAAAAAGATAGATGATAATGAATGgcaaaaattaaaacttCCCTTACGATTATTAAACGAGATTAAAAGAGAACTAGCAGAATCGAGAGGTGTGGATGAAACAAAAAACGATAAAgtattaaatgaaaataataacttaggaaaatgtaaaaaaaataatataatggGATCTATAGTAATGGAGGAAAACGAAGAGCATAGGGATAACTTAAccaaaaaatttaaaaaaggaatatcAAATATGTgtgaaaatgaatatattggtaatagtaataatgctaataaaaataatactatGCAAAGCTCTTTAGAAAAGGAGCGCAAAAAGGACACCCCATCACATACCTTAAGTATTAATAATCATATTGAAAGAGAAAATTCAGGAAAAGAAATGAATCCTATAGTAAAATGcgataaagaaaaattagaaaatttaattaaaaataatgttataGATATTCAAAAagacaaaatattttatttttcatatgtTAATGGTAATTATATGCGCTACAGTTATTCTGAAGAGAAAAACAGAACAATCAATAGTATCAATTAcattgaaaaattaaagaatatcgataaaaatgatttaaaaagtATCGTTCCTATTTTATGcaaaattgttaaaaatattttaatcaatccaaatatattaaatacaCGAATTTTAAAATCAACTAATGATGTTATgaagaataaaatattaaaatatgatgaagccaaacaatttttattatctattGGTTTTGTTGagatatatcatttttatgtaatGGAATATATCGATacattattgttattatgcAGTTATGAAAGCCTACAAAATATTACTAAagattttttgaaaattccGAGTCCTACAAATGTGCCTTTTAACCCATTCAAGGCAACTATAACATCTATAGATACAttaaagaataaaataaaaggtGATGAACAAATTGATAAATTattgaaagaaaaaaaagaacacattgaaaaattaattaatcaGGAAGTTGATTTAAACcccaaaatatattttttccaaaagACGAATAATGCTATCAAAagtaaaaatgatattttatCTAACTCTGACAAAGATGACAAAGAAGAAGAAGGGGGAGATATAGCATGCCTTATATCAAACatcaaaaatttaaataaagaacAAACTTTTAAATCAAGAACAAAACTAGAgttagaaaaaattaatagcagaaaaatttattcaaagactgttttaaaaattctttttcctgattcatatatattagaattatctttttcttcTGGAACGCTTATAAAACAAGTTAATGAGATCATAAAAACg TTTCTGAACAAGTCGATTGCATCAGGGGAATGGTACATATATGAAACACCGGGGATATGTAAATTtgatatgaaaaaaaagctATCTGATTATAACCTCTTTCCATGCACTATTGTACGTTTTAAAGcagatgataaaaataatattgatggtaataattcatttttatcagaAGAATCTATtgagaaatattttttaaaatga
- a CDS encoding CorA-like Mg2+ transporter protein, putative, with amino-acid sequence MPLESSKLKSDNDGSKKQFDCGQSYYNNPDELLSSRDMEEDTRSYNLKNTLTNRCKKGKENLEALSKKGNSGMSTTFMNKDIITLNDENNELKMRLRNSLCYNNINSDQIDTTSHNNNFNANNTDNNNNNIKRESNLKLEGILNENDYLVQLNKLRRHVIVEIFAGKCFIREYLSTEFLKRVKQCCNLNYVKNKSGLINYRDCKQLLAENNNIASIEARLNAILVSLPPLISVILHSSVFLVIKEDLIRDDLIKSLCNISKKYTNIYNMNGNMITKKPFEFCALECVFSSAIEHLNAEMQLLNKEFSNIKLSLKIAKYQDILSNLHNLKEPTSILINKVNSFIKAFREISENNVDLKRMELTKCYFNPNINDDDNKEATNQDLQMLLEYFDQELHQSYNQIKHLHDGMINLEAKIVSDLSLTRNNLIRMDIIISLVNSGFGIGTLITGVFGMNLKINLETNEVAFLYVTGLVVILCLITVIMSFYFFKCIRI; translated from the exons atgcctTTGGAATCGTCAAAATTAAAGAGTGATAATGACGGCTCGAAAAAACAGTTTGATTGTGGTCAATCATATTATAACAATCCAGATGAGTTATTAAGTAGTAGAGACATGGAAGAGGATACGCGTAGttataatttaaagaaTACATTAACAAATCGTTGTAAAAAAGGGAAAGAAAATTTAGAAGCATTATCAAAAAAGGGCAATTCTGGAATGAGCACAACATTTATGAATAAGGACATAATTACattaaatgatgaaaataacgAATTAAAAATGAGGCTAAGAAATTCTTTATgctataataatataaattctGACCAAATTGACACGACTtcacataataataattttaatgcTAACAACactgataataataataacaatattaaGAGAGAGTCAAATTTAAAACTAGAAGgaatattaaatgaaaatgattatTTAGTTCaactaaataaattaaGAAGGCATGTAATAGTTGAGATATTTGCAGGTAAATGTTTTATAAGAGAATATTTATCTAcagaatttttaaaaagagTTAAACAGTGTtgtaatttaaattatgtaaaaaataaaagtggCTTAATAAATTATCGTGATTGTAAACAATTATTAGCAgagaataataatatcgCAAGTATAGAGGCTCGTCTAAATGCTATATTAGTATCTTTACCACCATTAATTAGTGTTATTTTACATTCTAGTGTTTTTTTAGTAATTAAAGAAGATTTGATAAGAGATGATTTAATTAAAAGTTTATGCAATAtatctaaaaaatatactaatatatacaatatgaATGGAAACATGATAACAAAAAAACCTTTTGAGTTTTGTGCATTAGAATGTGTTTTTTCTAGTGCAATAGAGCATTTAAATGCGGAAATGCAgttattaaataaagaattttctaatattaaactttcattaaaaatagcaaaatatcaagatattttatcaaatttacATAACTTAAAAGAGCCAACAagcatattaataaataaagtaaattcatttattaaagCTTTTCGTGAAATTTCTGAGAATAATGTTGATTTAAAAAGAATGGAATTAACCAAATGTTATTTTAAtccaaatataaatgatgatgataataaagaaGCAACAAATCAAGATCTGCAAATGCTGCTGGAATATTTTGATCAAGAGCTGCATCAATCATATAAccaaataaaacatttacATGATGGAATGATTAATTTAGAAGCAAAGATTGTCTCTGATTTATCGCTTACtagaaataatttaatcAGGATGGATATAATTATAAGTTTAGTAAATTCAGGGTTTGGTATAGGCACCTTAATAACAG GCGTTTTTGGtatgaatttaaaaataaatttagaaaCAAACGAGGTTGCCTTCCTTTATGTTACTGGGTTAGTCGTcattttatgtttaataACTGTAATAAtgtctttttattttttcaaatgtATTCGAATTTGa
- a CDS encoding small heat shock protein, putative — protein sequence MGSMNSHMFNNDFFRIFPPFRVHHFGYNFSFPMYDDFSYVQNETTSLILLDMRYKGKGYDIKMYFPGISRENLRVTLFSDCLEVVSDSKKIIEKIDDYTTRYAQEKRELAHIQAVPIPSNVRVKDISVNLKDGVLRIYMPKKYEVFKK from the coding sequence ATGGGTTCAATGAATAGTCACATGTTTAATAATGATTTCTTTAGAATATTCCCCCCATTTAGAGTGCACCATTTTggttataatttttcatttcctATGTATGATGACTTTTCTTATGTGCAAAATGAGACTACATCTTTGATTCTTCTCGATATGCGATATAAAGGAAAGGgatatgatataaaaatgtattttccTGGTATAAGTAGGGAAAACCTTCGAGTAACCTTGTTTAGCGATTGTTTGGAGGTTGTATCAGATTCTAAAAAGATAATAGAAAAGATAGATGATTATACTACACGTTATGCTCAAGAAAAAAGAGAATTAGCTCACATTCAAGCTGTGCCTATCCCCAGTAATGTGCGTGTAAAAGATATTAGTgtaaatttaaaagatgGTGTattaagaatatatatgcctaaaaaatatgaggTGTTCAAGAAATAA
- a CDS encoding condensin complex subunit 2, putative translates to MKKLGVSNKTNTNFTQIKGPDPIFKNPIEFNKNLRRLSFLNNKDEDLNKSEKNKVKEINDVFKNCMAALSHNKICTRNAFDIRIIDHLEDLVNLNDEEINEELNDELLETGDFNLSFTRASKAIEGATKVYGYRVEAIYDQTYNFISNMNIAKKSETNDDVIDEKKHANEITNKKVKKRKLEFFQESSTLAKPSDITIESVSVSNISVDTFFLKLNITYDHSSGISYLLPNLTLNNDLSIQFDGDIDTCEYKKKMKFEEKLGKQNIERRNEKNCGSNDELNDMLQKNESPVKVGEYVTFNDNDKIMAREYKSKLYTNSDILREMFFGNEIEEFNNLNICPELDYFKEEIKNLKLKRSDSKILDDEDIDNYNDDDTGLDKFSKKKNELNLDGNMSMDNLLGDMDGNNNDDGNNEHMNDNANYGDNNKILESSFNNNLNFDDCNIDDLNIENVMQESMVFDNMNLNDSLNNNLNLSQNILSLHHNSNILGSSIPLPELMKSENKDFSLINSFTGNFNFSSQNMLFKNQDKGSPSKPKNMLSIIPDDDTLWNRQAISFENRLNAIDVNSKFNYHYYNPSKLMINGNFANLMSMAKVAFKNKQGPLNALTNKKLKTSFDITYINFENLYIEVNDVELSAYDLWNKEKKKYISNSLFAIDQTSYIFETKDNCINCVNTVIDRIMKFARSPFIESQNFNTDIKTNVILNEINNDYIGNDLDQINNFERKQSENMFMDNMDDGQDYQMHEGLNDSIDKFYNMDFEDIWQNENKNDITKFGSKNDNTSIFQLHQSMGHTNSLGSVIAPDNLPKFVDVSKIKKILFNIVKPDENEENVENGKSEENGKSEENGKSEENEENKKNSDSSKQIVPYEGEKTTTFKSIINKTKTKLTESEVNGTSIHMLFVCLLYTCNDQELLLEKIENEEDFYVHYGLPVEFHIKQDDTRMLKN, encoded by the exons atgaaaaaactCGGAGTTAGTAACAAAACAAATACTAATTTTACTCAGATAAAAGGGCCGGACcctatttttaaaaatccAATAGAATTCAACAAGAATTTAAGGAGGCTaagttttttaaataataaagatgaagatttaaacaaatctgaaaaaaataaagttaaagaaataaatgatgtttttaaaaattgtatggCAGCATTATCTCATAATAAGATATGCACTAGAAATGCTTTTGACATACGAATTATAGACCATTTAGAAGATTTAGTAAATTTGAatgatgaagaaataaatgaagaatTAAATGATGAACTGTTAGAAACAGGGGATTTCAATTTGTCCTTTACAAGGGCATCCAAAGCTATTGAAGGAGCAACAAAAGTTTATGGTTATAGAGTCGAGGCAATTTATGATcaaacatataattttatatcaaatatgaatatagcaaaaaaaagtgaGACAAATGACGATGTTATTGATGAGAAAAAACATGCAAATGaaattacaaataaaaaagtgaaaaaaaggaaattgGAATTTTTTCAAGAATCTTCAACATTAGCTAAACCATCAGATATAACTATAGAATCAGTATCCGTATCAAATATATCAGTTgacacattttttttaaaattaaatattacatATGACCATTCATCAGGTATTAGTTATTTGCTACCGAATTTGACTTTAAACAATGACTTATCCATACAATTTGATGGTGACATAGACACGTGTGAATAcaagaagaaaatgaaatttgAGGAAAAGTTGGGGaaacaaaatattgaaagaaggaatgaaaaaaattgtggATCAAACGATGAACTGAATGATATGcttcaaaaaaatgaatcgCCTGTCAAAGTAGGGGAGTATGTAACTTTCAATGACAATGATAAGATAATGGCAAGAGAATATAAAAGCAAACTATACACAAATTCTGATATACTTCGAGAAATGTTTTTTGGGAATGAAATTGAAGAGtttaacaatttaaatatatgtcCAGAGTTAGATTATTTtaaagaagaaataaaaaacctTAAATTGAAAAGAAGTGATTCTAAAATATTAGATGATGAAGATAttgataattataatgatgATGATACAGGATTAGATAAATtctctaaaaaaaaaaacgaactAAATTTAGATGGAAACATGTCCATGGATAATTTATTAGGTGACATGGatggtaataataatgacgATGGTAACAATGAACATATGAATGATAATGCAAACTATGGagataataataagatATTAGAAAgttcttttaataataatttaaattttgatgATTGTAATATTGATGATTTAAACATAGAAAATGTAATGCAAGAATCGATGGTTTTTGACAATATGAATTTAAATGattcattaaataataatttgaatttatctcaaaatattttatcattacaCCACAATAGTAACATATTAGGTAGTAGTATTCCATTACCTGAACTTATGAAAAGTGAAAATAAGGATTTTAGTCTTATAAATTCTTTTACTGggaattttaatttttcgagccaaaatatgttatttaaaaatcaAGATAAAGGCTCACCATCAAAAcctaaaaatatgttatcaATTATTCCAGATGATGATACATTGTGGAATCGTCAAGCTATATCTTTTGAAAATAGATTAAATGCAATTGATGTTAACAGCAAATTTAactatcattattataatccTAGTAAATTAATGATTAATGGAAATTTTGCAAACTTAATGAGTATGGCAAAAGTtgcttttaaaaataagcaAGGGCCACTCAATGCACTtactaataaaaaattaaaaacgTCTTTTGATATAacttatattaattttgaaaatctATATATTGAGGTAAATGATGTAGAATTGTCTGCTTATGATTTATGGaataaagaaaagaaaaaatatatttctaattCGCTTTTTGCTATTGATCAAacatcatatatatttgaaacGAAAGATAATTGTATTAATTGTGTAAATACAGTTATAGATAGAATAATGAAATTTGCGAGATCCCCATTTATAGAATCTCAAAACTTTAACACTgatattaaaacaaatgtAATACTAAACGAAATTAATAACGATTACATAGGAAATGATTTGGatcaaattaataatttcgAACGTAAACAATCtgaaaatatgtttatggATAATATGGATGACGGACAGGATTATCAAATGCATGAAGGATTGAATGATTCTATAGATAAATTTTACAATATGGATTTTGAAGATATCTggcaaaatgaaaataaaaacgatATAACAAAGTTTGGAAGTAAAAATGATAACACTTCTATCTTTCAACTACATCAAAGCATGGGTCATACAAATTCATTAGGAAGTGTAATAGCTCCTGATAATTTGCCAAAATTCGTTGACgtttcaaaaataaagaaaatactTTTTAACATTGTCAAGCCTGACGAAAATGAGGAAAACGTTGAAAATGGGAAAAGCGAGGAAAATGGGAAAAGCGAGGAAAATGGGAAAAGCGaggaaaatgaagaaaacaAGAAAAATAGCGATTCTAGCAAG CAAATTGTTCCTTATGAAGGAGAAAAAACAACCACCTTCAAAAGCATCATTAATAAg acaaaaacaaaattaactGAATCCGAAGTAAACGGGACATCCATTCATATGCTTTTTGTATGCCTACTATATACATGCAATGACCAAG AGCTGCTTcttgaaaaaatagaaaacgAAGAAGATTTTTACGTTCATTATGGGTTGCCTGTAGAATTTCATATTAAGCAAGATGACACTCGGATGCTTAAGAATTGA